One region of Epilithonimonas zeae genomic DNA includes:
- a CDS encoding PLP-dependent cysteine synthase family protein, translating to MMNVHDNILGLIGNSPLVKLNQVTKDIPATVYAKLESYNPGHSTKDRIALHIIENAERQGILKSDSVIVETTSGNTGFSIAMVCIVKGYKCILAVSDKTKAEKIAYLKALGATVYVCPASVPADDPRSYYEVAKRIAAETPNSVYINQYFNELNIDAHYQTTGPEIWKQTEGKITHLFACTGTGGTLSGSAKYLKEQNPDIKVIGVDADGSILKTYHETGKINKTEIHPYQIEGLGKNLIPGALLFDTIDEYVRVNDEMSAYRTREIALKEAIMGGYTTGAVTQALIQYANSHEFKEDDLIVLIYPDHGSRYITKVYSDKWMEEQGFINNCFHNYDEVFKTEIIK from the coding sequence ATGATGAATGTACACGATAATATTCTTGGTTTGATTGGCAACTCCCCGTTGGTCAAGTTAAATCAGGTTACCAAGGACATTCCTGCGACGGTTTACGCTAAGTTGGAGTCTTATAATCCTGGACATTCTACGAAAGACAGAATCGCTCTTCACATTATAGAAAATGCGGAAAGACAGGGAATCTTAAAATCAGATTCTGTAATCGTAGAAACAACTTCCGGCAATACAGGTTTTTCCATAGCAATGGTTTGTATCGTAAAAGGTTACAAATGCATCCTTGCAGTTAGTGACAAAACAAAAGCTGAAAAAATTGCTTATTTGAAAGCTTTGGGCGCAACTGTTTATGTTTGCCCAGCTTCTGTTCCTGCAGACGACCCAAGGTCTTATTATGAAGTGGCGAAGAGAATTGCTGCAGAAACACCCAACTCGGTTTATATCAATCAATATTTCAACGAATTGAATATTGACGCACATTACCAGACTACAGGCCCTGAAATCTGGAAGCAGACAGAAGGTAAAATTACACACCTATTTGCGTGCACAGGAACTGGAGGAACGCTTTCCGGTTCTGCTAAATATCTAAAAGAACAAAATCCTGATATCAAAGTAATTGGCGTAGATGCAGATGGCTCTATTCTGAAAACTTACCACGAAACAGGAAAAATCAATAAAACAGAAATTCATCCTTATCAGATTGAAGGTCTTGGGAAAAATTTGATTCCGGGCGCACTTTTATTTGATACAATTGATGAATATGTAAGAGTTAACGATGAAATGTCTGCTTACAGAACCCGCGAAATTGCTCTGAAAGAAGCTATAATGGGTGGTTACACAACTGGAGCAGTCACTCAGGCTTTGATTCAGTATGCGAATTCTCACGAGTTCAAAGAAGATGATTTGATTGTATTAATTTATCCAGACCACGGTTCTCGCTATATTACTAAAGTTTATAGCGACAAATGG